GCCCAACCAGCAAATAGGCATTCACCAGACGTTCCAAGGCGACCATGGCGCGGACCCGATCATCTTGACCGGTGGTCTGCAGCACCACTTTCCCCTGGTCAGCCTGACGGAGTGCCTCGCGGGGAATGTTTTCCAATGACAGGCTCAGGCTCAGAGCCGTGCGGGCCAGGACCTTTCCGGTGCCATCAATGATCACGGCTTCAGACAGAGAGCGCAAAAGAGACTGCGTTTCAAGGTAACGGTTGAAGCGGACCTTGCTGGCGGCAAGTTTGCCTGCATCCCGATTGATATCATTGGCCATGGCAAGAATTTCGGCCCGAATGGATTTCCGGTGCTCTTCGAGATAGGCATGGGCCACGGCTCGGGAATTATCAACCACCGTGGCCACCCGCTCGCCAAACCAGGCTTGAATTCCGAAATTCAGAAACACAGCGGTGAAAACGGCAACCACCACGGCGGGCAACACGGCCACAAGGCTGAACATCATGACCAGACGCACATGCAGCCGCGACCCCGCGCGGCCTCGTCTCCGGGCCACCCAGACCCTTGTCAGGGGGCGGGCGACGACGGCCCCAAGCAACAGCAATAGAACCACGTCCAAATACAGGAGCGCGATCACCGTTCCCGTATCCGGGCCGTAGATGGTTGCAGTTCCAGACATGGTGGCAAAAGTGGCCAGTCCCGAAATGACGGAGGCGACCACCAAGACAATTGTCAATTTGCGGCTCAAATGCGTCCGGCGGGTCCAGGCCAGCAGACGCCGCCATTTCCGCCGCCAGTTCATGAGCCGCCCCTGACCACGGGAATATCAAGTAACTTGATTTTCTTGCGTAAGGTATTGCGGTTCAAACCCAATACCGTTGCCGCCTTGATCTGATTGCCGCGCGTTGCGTCCAAGGTCAATTTGATCAAAGGGCGCTCGATTTCCTTCAACACCCGTTCATACAGTCCCGGGTTGGGCAGATCGCCCCCATGGGCATCAAAGTAATCTTTTAGATGCCGCTCTACCGATTGCGACAGACCTTCGGACTCGGATGGTTGGGTTTCCGTAGGGATGGGAGCTCCACCGGAAAGTTCCGCCTCGATGACGTCCAGACCGAGGGTTTCCTGAGAGTAGAGCGCCGCCAGACGGCGCACCAGATTTTCCAACTCGCGGACATTGCCCGACCATCGATGAACCGTCAAACGTTCCATGGCCGGACCGTCGATCACCTTAATGGGCAGCCCTTCCCCGGCCACCTGATTGAGAAAATGACGGACCAGTTCCGGGATATCCTCGCTCCGTTCGCGCAGCGGCGGCAGTCTGATCGGCACCACATTGAGCCGATAATACAGATCCTCACGGAATTGTCCTTGGCGGATCATCTGGCCCAAGTCCCGGTGAGTCGCGGCGACAATGCGCACATTGGCCCGAATGGGGGTCCGCCCGCCGACGGTCGTGTATTCCCCTTCCTGGAGTACCCGTAGCAAACGAGTTTGAGTATCCAGCGGCATATCGCCGATTTCGTCCAGAAACAGGGTTCCGCCCTCGGCTTGTTCGAAGCGCCCCATGCCCCGTGCCGTGGCGCCGGTGAAGGCGCCCTTTTCATGACCGAACAGCTCGCTTTCGATCAGGTCCTTGGGAATGGCCGCCATATTAATGGCGATAAAAGGACCATCGCGGCGTGGCCCGAAATCGTGCAGCGCCCGCGCCACCAGTTCCTTGCCGGTGCCGGATTCACCGGCGATCATCACCGTCAAATCGGTATTC
The sequence above is drawn from the Magnetospira sp. QH-2 genome and encodes:
- the ntrC gene encoding nitrogen regulation protein NR(I) yields the protein MTGAPTILIADDDTAIRTVLHQALSRAGYEVRTTGNATTLWRWVSDGEGNLVITDVIMPDGNGLDLIPRMRKIRPNLRIICMSAQNTLLTAVKATQRGAFEYLPKPFDLKEILSVVKRALETPLDGEGGVGTPDDDDDEKLPLIGRSAAMQNIYRTLARLMNTDLTVMIAGESGTGKELVARALHDFGPRRDGPFIAINMAAIPKDLIESELFGHEKGAFTGATARGMGRFEQAEGGTLFLDEIGDMPLDTQTRLLRVLQEGEYTTVGGRTPIRANVRIVAATHRDLGQMIRQGQFREDLYYRLNVVPIRLPPLRERSEDIPELVRHFLNQVAGEGLPIKVIDGPAMERLTVHRWSGNVRELENLVRRLAALYSQETLGLDVIEAELSGGAPIPTETQPSESEGLSQSVERHLKDYFDAHGGDLPNPGLYERVLKEIERPLIKLTLDATRGNQIKAATVLGLNRNTLRKKIKLLDIPVVRGGS